In Nocardia asteroides, a single genomic region encodes these proteins:
- a CDS encoding MazG family protein, protein MDRLWRFGGWESTQTHDSLRPYLLEETYELLDAIGQGDTETIREELGDLLLQVLFHARIAEAAGEFTVADVAAVLIAKLEHRSPHLAAPEAFAGVAERIAAQELAWEERKSAEKARRSCLDGIALAQPALALAEKVISRAGRAGFPDELIPEELRVVRLGGDESAEERLRKATLRFADVIRATEDAAERARGARLSLTPDEWRAFWPV, encoded by the coding sequence ATGGACCGGCTGTGGCGGTTCGGCGGGTGGGAGAGCACCCAGACGCACGATTCGCTGCGGCCGTACCTGCTGGAGGAGACCTACGAGCTGCTCGACGCCATCGGGCAGGGCGATACCGAGACGATCCGGGAGGAGCTCGGCGACCTGCTGCTGCAGGTGCTCTTCCACGCCAGGATCGCCGAGGCGGCGGGGGAGTTCACCGTCGCCGACGTGGCCGCGGTGCTGATCGCCAAGCTGGAGCACCGCAGCCCGCACCTGGCCGCGCCCGAGGCGTTCGCCGGGGTCGCCGAGCGGATCGCCGCGCAGGAGCTGGCGTGGGAGGAGCGGAAGTCGGCGGAGAAGGCGCGGCGCTCCTGCCTGGACGGGATCGCGCTCGCGCAGCCCGCGCTCGCGCTCGCCGAGAAGGTGATCTCGCGGGCCGGGCGGGCCGGGTTCCCGGACGAGCTGATCCCCGAGGAGCTGCGGGTGGTCCGGCTCGGTGGCGACGAGAGCGCCGAGGAGCGGCTGCGCAAGGCCACGCTCCGCTTCGCGGACGTCATCCGCGCCACCGAGGACGCCGCCGAACGCGCCAGGGGCGCCCGGCTGTCGCTGACCCCCGACGAGTGGCGCGCCTTCTGGCCGGTGTGA